The following DNA comes from Sediminitomix flava.
TCCACATAAGTATTGTTTTTGGGATTTTGTGATGTTTCTATGATTTACCAAGGGTAATAAAGGTACAGAACTCGTTTTAATTTGTCCTTATCTCATATTCTTTTTTCGAATTATACGTTCGCAGAACCAAAATACACTTGATATCCTTTTAGAATCAAATTAACTGAAAAACACCATTCAGTAGACCTAATTAACGCCTCAGCAATTTTAAGTTTTTAACTAAGAAAAAAAGATCGGAACTTGTCCATAACTTACACCCAAGTTCTGCGCTAACATTAGGCCTAGAAAAAAGGTGAACTGTGTAACAAACTAGATTAAGAGATTTCACTAACAATTACGGCTTTATGCAAACTAGATTAACCTTACTTCTAAAGAACTTTTTCTTTTGGTTGGTCTTTTTCCAAATTGGAAGATTCCTATTTATCATCTACCAACTTGAGCTATCCATCAACTTTGACTTTAGTACTTTACTGAAATCAATGTTTTATGGAGCAAGAATGGATATGTCTGTAGCAGGTTACATGAGTATAATTCCTGCATTAATGTTGACAATTTCAGCATTGTTCAAACCTCAGAAATGGGTAAAAACAGCGATTTACATCCATACATTCATTTTTATGATTCTGTCGTCCCTCACGATAGTTTCCGACATGGAATTATATTCTTATTGGAACTACAGAATGGACGCCACACCTTTGCTGTATTTAAGTACAGGCTTCACTGAAGTAATACAATCTGCATCACCTTTGGCTGCTGTTAAGCAAGTTTTCTTATTTGCCTTAATGATTCTTGCAGGAAGTAAAGCCTACAATTGGTTAACAGCATCTTCCTTTGACAATCTGGAACGTGTATACTGGTCATCTCCTGCTACCCTAGTTTTTGCGGGCTTATTGATTATCCCTATCAGAGGAAGCTTCGATGTAGCACCTATGAATGTTGGCTTTGTTTACTTTCATGAAAAGCCTTACCCTAACCATGTTGCAATTAATGTTTTCTGGAATGTTCTTTATTCTTTAGGAAAAGTAAATAAGAGCAAGTACCCTGAAAACTTCTATGATAAAACTTTGACAGAAGAACACTTTGCAGAACTTTACGAGCCTGCAAAAACACGTAATCTTCCTACAAAACTCTTAAAAACAGATAAGCCAAATGTAATTCTTATTATCCTTGAAAGCTTTACAGCTGACCTTGTAGAATCCTTAGGAGGAGAAAAAGGAGTTACTCCAAACTTAGAAAAGCTTATCGATGAGGGTGTTTTATTCACCAATGTCTATGCAAATGGTGATCGTACAGACAAAGGATTGGTAGCGGTTTTAAGCAGTTACCCTGCTCAACCAAAAACATCAATGACCAAATGGAGCCAGAAAACACAAGAATTGCCTTCTCTGCCAAATGTCCTTAACAACGAAGGTTATCATACTTCATTCTTTTATGGAGGAGATGTGAATTTTGCGAACATCAACAGCTACCTTCACAATAGTGAATTCCAAGAAATCCTTTCAAAAAATATTTTCCCTAGTGAATTATCAACGTCCAAATGGGGAGTACATGATCATTATGTTTTTGATAAAGCGATTGATATTCTGAAGGCAAAAGATCCAAGTAAACCATTCTTCCAAACGATTCTGACATCTAGTAGTCATGAACCATTTGATGTACCGATGGAAACTGTCTTTGAAGGGGATGATAAAAAGTCTTTGTTCATGAATTCGGCTCATTACACTGATCGATCTTTAGGTGTTTTTATTGATCGTTTGAA
Coding sequences within:
- a CDS encoding LTA synthase family protein, translating into MQTRLTLLLKNFFFWLVFFQIGRFLFIIYQLELSINFDFSTLLKSMFYGARMDMSVAGYMSIIPALMLTISALFKPQKWVKTAIYIHTFIFMILSSLTIVSDMELYSYWNYRMDATPLLYLSTGFTEVIQSASPLAAVKQVFLFALMILAGSKAYNWLTASSFDNLERVYWSSPATLVFAGLLIIPIRGSFDVAPMNVGFVYFHEKPYPNHVAINVFWNVLYSLGKVNKSKYPENFYDKTLTEEHFAELYEPAKTRNLPTKLLKTDKPNVILIILESFTADLVESLGGEKGVTPNLEKLIDEGVLFTNVYANGDRTDKGLVAVLSSYPAQPKTSMTKWSQKTQELPSLPNVLNNEGYHTSFFYGGDVNFANINSYLHNSEFQEILSKNIFPSELSTSKWGVHDHYVFDKAIDILKAKDPSKPFFQTILTSSSHEPFDVPMETVFEGDDKKSLFMNSAHYTDRSLGVFIDRLKEEKIWDNTLIMLVADHGIPHIKKHRNSDAGKFHIPMIWTGGALQNTNLKVDTFGNQTDLAETFIRQLNVDYDFVFGKDLLQFNDQGFSFFTFNNGFGYLTSKAKVIYDLNGDYFISKDGKNYDQENAKAYMQKVFTDFNNR